The genomic interval TATTCCAGTACTATACAGTTCACGAGCACGACTTCTACTATCCCGTTTTGTTTTACCAACTTTAATTAACCCTGGCATAGATTGATTAATAAGAATATAGACATATCCTGAGTCCAATTATTGTTTCCTTTATACTTAACTATTTAGTGAAAAATTATATATTGAAAACTCTTAAATAAAAAAGTATAGCAAGGGACAAGCTATTTTTAATTTACTCTTTCAAATACTTACGAGACACAACCACACCCTCATACCCCGTCGTTTTTACCGCTTCTAAAAACGTCTTATCTTCAACGCCATCTTTGGCAATGACTACTGCCAATTTTGTCTCTAACGTCACTTTAGAGGACTCAACTCCCTCGACACTTTTGAGTGCTTTTTTAACTGCGGTTGTGCACAAAGGACAGTGCATTTCAGCCACTTTTATGACCACTTCTTCTTTGGCAGAGAGCATCAACGGTAAAAGGAGTATCAACCACTTTTTCATTCTGCATCCTCAATAAAAAGATTTGCCCATTCGGGATAGAGCAATATCACGACAATCAACCCTAAAACAATCATATAAAACCACACATAACGCTTTCTCTTTTGAGGATTACATGTAAAGGTATGATGCGCGTAAGAGCGCCATGAAAGCCACAAAACAAAGAGCGATAAAAGGGAGAGTGGTATGCGAAACGGGGTGAGGACTTCTAAGAAGCTTAAAAATCCAAAAGAGATTCCAAAGAGTAAAAACAGCAGTGGAGGCAGACAGCATGCCGTTGCGGCAAAGGCTGAAAGCAGTGCTGTAAGTAAACTTAGAATCTCTTTTTTCATACGTTAGAGTTTTTCTTGTGAGTTAAAGCTATACGCAAACGCCGCTGGAGCGTAGTAGTCTAAGACTTCATCTTCGACTTCGCCGTATGGGTAACCGAACATATTAAGTGGTTTTTGCGCTGGCATTGGCGTTAAGACAAAATCACGCGCTGTGTTGTAGCCCATCCAGTTCATCTCCCAGTTTCCAAAGAAATACTCACGTACTTCTTTCACAAGTGGATCGTTCAACGTCATTTTTTCGGTCAAGATAACTTTAGCCACATCGGCAGGATCGCAAGGAATCCAACCTGCGCCATCTAGGTAAAATTCCGCTCTACAATGCTCGCCTCCCGTGATTTTTGCCAACCCTTTTTCATCACTGCTTCCACACGCTTTGGAGTAACGAGAACTACCTAAACGAATACCAAAGATCTCACGTGCAGGCACGCCAACACTTCTAAGAAGCGCTACAAAAACAGAACTAATGTCGGTGCATTTTCCACCCATGATGTTTTGCTCAATCGCCTTGCCTGCATCACCCAATCCACAACCGACGACGGCATTGTCGCGGTACATATTTTCAGTGACCCACGCGTAAATTGCTTTGGCTTTATCAAGCGGTGTTGTGCTGTTCGCTGTGATTTTAAGCGCCAACTCTTTGACTTTTCCACTGGTGGGGATGTGTGCCGTTGGTTTGAGATAGTGTGCAACATCTTTGGGATATTTGGTTGAAGCGGTTGCTTTGCTAAGATCAGAATTTCGCTCATACGTCGTAATCGTATAGGTCACTTCGAGGAGTTTTTCGCCACCATTTTTCCACTCAGCATAGAGTGTTCTGGCTTTGTAACTGTTTTTGTCGGTCACATACGCGTTGGTTGCATTGGAGCTAAATTTAAAATCGCTCACCTTTTGGAAGAGAGTTTCTTGTGGAAGAGGAACCCACAGTTTGGTCAAGCCATTTTTGTTTTCATGTTTGAGGTTGTAACTGTTTGTGACGAAAAAAATACGTGTTTTACTCTTTGGCTCACTCGCCTCCAAAATCGAAACCTGAGGAAGAATAACCGAACTTGCACCAAGGGCTAAACACCCTTTCATAAACGCTCTTCTTTGCATAAAAATCCTTACATGTAAAGTGGCACGAAGAGGAGAAAAAACATAAAAGCAGTCAAAAAAGGAGGTTACAATTATGTTTGTCTAAGCCTTAGACGTCGTGCATTAGGGAGATTGTACCGTGAGTTTGCTTAAGAAAGTCTCTAAAAACCCTTATAATATAGGGGCTTTTAGAGCTTTTAATCTCGCTAGGCGATGGTCGTACTTTTAGTGCTTTTTTTACCTTTTTTCTTTGCCGCTTCTGCCGCTGCTTTTGAAGGTTTTGCGGCTATTTTTTGGGTAGCTGATGCCTTTTTAGAGGCTACTTTTGTAGATGTAGTCGCTGCATTTTTGACGTTTTTTTGTGCCGTTGTATTGGCTTTTGCTTTAAACGCTTGATCCGTATGTTTTTTCTTTGTTTGAACCGTATCACTCGTGACACTACTGCTTGCAAACACACTTGAATTCAGCAGTATAAGACCTGCTGAAACCATTAAGAAACGTTTGAACATCTCTTCTCCTTGAAAAATAAAACGCATTGTAGCTTGATTTGATAAATGAAGTTTCTAAAACTTTTCAAGAATATAAAGATATTCGCTTAACGCTTTTTTATTTTCCTGATTGCGATACCCTTTAAAGCGTTGATGGGGCATCTGAAACGACGCGCACGTGCCATAGCGTTCCAACATGCTGGATAACACTGCAAGGTCGATAATTCCCTCATCATTATAGCTAAGAACGATCCATGGAAAATTGGCCTTTTGGATAATATCTTCCAGTGCCAAAAGCGCTGTGCCACTTTTGCAGTACGCCGAACTTTCATATGCCCTCACTCCCGTTTTGCCCTTTGGCGTAAACGCATCGTACCGCGCTATCGTGTTTAAGATGTGGTAATTCGCCCCGTATTGACGACGATTGTACGGAGGATCGAGGTAGAGAATATCGCCTTTAAGCGTGGAGATAAGCACATTGGCATCTTCACAAAAAACCTGATGGTGCGCAGACGTTGACAGCGAGGGAAAAGCATGCAGATGCAGTTTTTCGCACGCCAAAGGCTTGAGATGTTTGAGATACGCACTGTAAATGGAAGCCGTGTTGGCAACCTTGTCAGCGCTGTGCAGCAGTGAGGCTAGGAGGTAAATATAAAGCGGCTCATCACGCTTATACGCTTCAATGCCTTGGCGCACCGCATCGATTTTTTGCGCATTTTCATCGCTAAAATAGTTCCGCCCACTGCCACTTTCCAAGCAGTAGTGCTCATACATCAGCCCTTTGCGTAAAGGGAGTGCATTTAAGGAGGTGATGATGGCATCCATGGCGGATAATGTAGGGGTTTTTAGCATGGCGCGGTTGAGCACATAGCTGTAAAATTCAAGGTCATTGCTGAGGAGGATGCACCCTTTTTGGGCAAAATAGCTCCCGACCGAACCACTTCCAGCAAAAAGATCGCAAAAAATTTTCGGCGGAACGTTTTCTTTCAAAAGAGACGACGTGTGTGCATCGATAAAAGAGAGAAGTTTTACTTTCGAGCCGATGTAGTTCACCTGCATTCCCCAAAATTTTCAATATAATATCAAAACAAGAACACTTTTTGCTTAAGCATTAGATACGAATTTTAAAAGGACGAGACATGCATTTTTTAGTTGTTGACGATAGCTCAACAATGCGCAGAATTCTGTGCAACACCATCAACAGTATAGGCTACACAACCACGGCAGCCGAAGACGGGTTAGATGCACTTGAAAAGATCAAAGAACAAAAGTTTGACGTGATTATGACGGACTGGAATATGCCACGAATGGACGGACTGCATTTGGTAAGAGCGCTTCGCGCGATGGAAGCGTATAAAAAAACACCCATTATTATGGTCACAACCGAGGGTGGCAAACAAGAGGTGATTACGGCGATTAAAGAGGGGGTCACCAACTACATCGTCAAGCCTTTTACCGCGTTTCTTTTACGAGAAAAACTCAAAGAGATCGTTAGCTAACATTCGTTCTCTTTTGCCCCTAAAAGCAAAAGAGAACTCTCACTATCAATCTTTACATGTAAGATAGTTTCGCCATCCACCAAGCTCACTGATCTCCTTCGCACCTTTCAGCGCATCACCTTCACACAAAAAGCCATACACCAAACTTCCATCTTCTAACACAACCGTTCCAATGCACAGAGGTGAAGCAATCTGCACCATAAACGCTCCAAAATTCTCCAACGGCATCTGCCACACTTCAAGCTCCAACGCATAAGGACTCGAAGCGTCTTTGAGCATCCCTGGGCGTGGAGGATTTTTTTCAGGAACATTAAACAGACGATACCCCACAGCAGTTTTGCACGCTTTGAGAAACGTCGCCTCTAAGTTGACGAGCTGATGATTCAGCGGTAAGCCTTGCATGTGCGCTCCGCAGACGCCAATTTCGATCATTTTTGACATGCTAACTCCTTTATGTAAATTTCTCCCATCGCAAGGAGTTTTTCATCTTCAAACGCATCGGCAAAGATCGTTATGCCAAAGGGAAGCCCATTGTTGCGCGTCCCTGCTGGCAGTGCAAGGGCGGAAAGATCAAGTAGGTTCATAAAATTGGTGTAGTAGCCAAGATTGGTATTGAGTTCAATCGGATTGGCTTCCACTTCGGCAATCGTATAAATTGTCCCCGTAGTCGGTGTCAGCATAAAATCTACCCATTTTAAACACTGTTCGGCTTCTCGCCTGTACGCTTTTAAGGCATACTCCGCTTCAAAGTAGTCACTCGCACTTTTATGTTTACCTTGCGCGATGATGGTGCGTGTCACATCTAAGAAACTCTCAGGTGATTTTTGAAGAAGCGCCTTCGTTGCCACGTAACGCTCTGCCACCCAAGGGCCACTGTAAAGAAGATTGGCAGCGTTTAAAAAAGGGGTAAAATCAATCTCTTCAACAACCGCACCCAAGGCAACAAACCGTGCTACCGCCGCTTCAAAAAGCGTTTGCGCCTCAGCATCGCCAAAAAATTGAAGATCGCTTTTTCGTGGAATCCCAATTCTAAGAGGCTTTTCTAACGTTTTGGTCTGTGTCGGCATCGTTCTTGCATACACATCTTCACTATCGTAAGACGCCATAATGGCAAAGAGCGTTTGCGCATCCGCACACGTTTGGGTAAAGAGCGACACACAGTCCAAACTACGGCACGCAGGCACAACACCAGAGGTGCTAAAAACCCCTTTGGTGGGTTTGACACCGATGAGATTATTAAACGCCGCCGGAACTCTGCCAGAACCTGCTGTATCCGTTCCGAGGGAAAACGTAACAAGCTCCAAAGCAACACTCACCGCACTTCCTGCACTCGAACCTCCCGAAATGTACTCAGGATGGATGCTATTTTGGCAGATGCCATAAGGGGAACGCGTTCCCACAAGACCTGTAGCAAATTGATCGAGATTGGTCTTGCCCATGGGAATTGCTCCTGCTTCGATTAAGCGCTCCACCACATACGCTGAACGCTCTGGCAGATAGCGAAAATCAGGGCACGCCGCCGTGGTGGGAACGCCTGCAAGATCGATGTTATCTTTAATCGCAAAAGGAATGCCATAAAGCGGTAACTCCTCGATTTTAGCCCCTTCAAGCCGTTTCAAATAAGGCTCTAGCTCCGCATCATTGAGTGTGTAAATCCAAATGGGATTGTTTACATGTAAAGCCATTTTAGCTTTAAGCTCTGCCACAAGAGCACGAGGGGTGAGTGTTCCCTTTTGGTACGCTTGGCGTAAGGTTTGAATGTTCATCGTTACTCCTTTATCGTAATGGCAAATAGCAGTTTGCCTGCATAAATATTCTCACCTTCATGGCAGAGCACTTTTGAAATCACACCACTTTCAGGTGCTTCGATGCAGACTTCCATCTTCATCGACTCCGCGATGGCAAGCACATCGCCCTCTTTCACGGTATCGCCCTCGTTGACCAGCACTTTCCAAAGATTGCCCTGAACGGGCGCATCGACTGCTTCGGCACCTTCAATATCCACGCGCTCCTCTTCATCGCTCTCTTCACTGTTGGAGCTAGAGTTAAAATTCGCCAACCCCGTGCGCTCCCACATCAAACGCTCCTCTTCAAAAGCGCTTCGTTGCGTGGTGGTGAAACGATCAATACTCTCTTGATTTTCGGCTAAAAACTCCTTGTAGGCTTTGAGACTAAACGTCGTCTCTTCAACCTTGAGTTTGAGTTTGCCTTTGGGGAAATCTTCGCGCATCTGCGTGAGTTCTTCATGGCTCACTTCGTAAAAGCGAATCTGGTCGAAAAAGCGCAACAACCACGGTTTTCCCTCACAAAAATCCTCGCTTTGGCGGTATTTATTCCACATCTGTACCGTTCGCCCCACGAATTGATAGCCCCCCGGCCCTTCCATGCCATACACACACATATACGCCCCACCGATGCCGACGGCATTTTCAGGCGTCCATGTCCGCGCCGGGTTGTATTTGGTCGTAACTAAGCGGTGCCTTGGATCAAGCGGTGTCGCTACAGGAGCGCCCAAATAAACGTCACCCAGTCCCATCACAAGGTAGCTTGCATCAAAGACGATTTTTTTCACCGCTTCGATGGACTCAAGACCATTGATACGACGGATAAACTCGATATTGCTCGGACACCACGGCGCGTCGGGTCGGACGATTTTCATGTATTTTTCGATTGCCACCCGAGTCTGTTCATCGTCCCACGAAAGCGGTAAATGCACGATGCGCGCAGGCACCTCAATGTCATCAATCAAAGGCAATGTCAGCTCAATCCTTTTGATCTGCTCCATCAACACCTCACGCTTACAGACGCGAGGATCAAAATGCAGCTGCAACGAACGAATCCCCGGTGTTACATCGATCATCCCTGCAATCGCCGCCTTTTTAATCGCTTCCATAAGCACATGTACCCGAAAACGAAGCGCGATGTCCAGTTGCATGATGCCGTATTCGATGAGAAGATAGCTATCGCCTGATTGGCGAAACGTGATGCTTGGAAGATCATTTTTGCCCTCATCGTGGTACAAAATCGCTTCACCTAACACCTCTTTGGTTTCTAAATAATGACGCTCATCAAAAGGCTCTAATGAAGCGATAGCGCTCTCTTGTGCTTCAAGCATTTGCATCGCACGTTCATGACTCAGTGGCACAAAACGAACCCGATCACCCGCTTTAAGTTGCCCTACTTTCCACAACTCACTGCTCACAATCGTAACAGGGCAGACAAACCCGCCAAGACTCGGGCCATCGGGGCCTAGGATGACGGGCATATCGCCCGTAAAGTCAATCGCACCGATGGCATACGCGTTGTCGTGAATGTTGGAAGGATGCAATCCTGCCTCACCGCCATCCGTGCGCGCCCACTCAGGCTTAGGGCCAATGAGTCGCACGCCCGTTCGATTGGAGTTGTAGTGCACTTCCCACGACGCTTCCATAAACGTCTTGATGTCCTCTGGCGTAAAAAATTCAGGCGCACCATGAGGGCCATAGAGTACACCAATGTGCCACTCATGGCTTGGAAATGCTTTAGGAGTAAATGCTTTGGAAGGCACGGTGTTGTCGCACATTTGGCTTACATGTAAAACATCGCCACTGATCAGCATACGCCCTGCATGTCCTCCAAACTTCCCCAATGTAAAGGTTGAACGACTCCCCAAATACTCTGGCACATCAAGCCCTCCACGCACCGCCAAGTAGGTGCGAAAACCCTCGTGATGCACTTTTTTGAGTTTTAAGATGCTGCCTGCTGGAATCGTAACAGCTTCATTCATCGCAACTTTTTTACCATCTAAAAATGCTTCGATGCTCGCACCACACAGCGCAATCACACTCTCTTGATTAAATTTCAGCGTTGGCCCTGTAATGGCGATTTCCAACCCTGAAGCACGGCTATCATTTCCGACCAACGCATTGGCGTAGCGAAAACTGAGGCTATCAAACGGCCCACTCGGAGGCACGCCCACATCCCAATACCCAACACGTCCAGGGTAATCTTGAATGCTCGTCTGCGTTCCAGGTCGAAGCACATCGATACTTTGGGGCACAAAGGAGAAACGGGAGAGTGATTTGGTCGTATGCGTCGCATTTTTGAAAAAATCGCTTTTGACAATCGCGCCCAAATAGCGCAGATTGGTCTCGATGCCATCAATGCGTGTCTTCTCAATCGCCTCGTCCATCTTGATGAGCGCTTCTTCTCTTGAGTCTGCTTTGACAATCAATTTAGCGATCATCGGATCATAAAACGAAGAGACATGAAGCCCGGTTTCGATAAAACTATCCACACGAATGTTGGGTGCAAAACGGACATGATGCAACACGCCAGAGCTGGGTTGAAAGTTTTTAAGCGGATCTTCGGCATACACACGCACTTGCATCGCATGCCCTTTTGGAGAATGTTTGTAGTCGTAAAGTGCTTCATGACTCCCATACGCTTGGCGAATCATCCACTCCACCAAATCCACGCCACTGACCTCTTCGGTCACGCCATGCTCTACTTGCAAACGGGTATTCACCTCTAAGAAATAAAACGCATCGCTCATCGTGTCATAGACAAACTCCACCGTTCCTGCGGAGAGATAGTTCACACATGAAGCGAGTTTTTTGGAAGCCTCAAACAGTGCTTCTCGTGTGCTGTCACTCAAATGCGCTGCGGGCGTCTCTTCGATCACTTTTTGGTTACGGCGCTGAATGGAGCAGTCACGCTCGCCAAGTGTCGCCACATACCCTTTACCATCGCCAAAAATCTGCACTTCAATGTGACGCGCATGTTCAACGTATTTTTCTAAAAAGAGTCCACTGTTGGAGAAGTTGTTTTCGCTCAAACGTTTCACCGAAGCGTACGCTCCCTCAAGAGAGTGCGCATCATAGCAGAGTTGCATCCCGATGCCGCCACCTCCTGCCGTACTTTTCAGCATCACAGGATACCCGATGCTCTGCACTTTTTCCAACGCCTCTTCCAAACTTGCCAATAATCCCGAGCCGGGAAGCAGAGGCACGTGGTTAACTTCTGCCAAAGCGCGCGCCGTGTGTTTGAGACCAAAAGCCTCGATATGCTCAGCCCTAGGCCCTATAAACACAATGCCTTTGGTCTCACACGCCCTCGCGAACGCGGCATTTTCGCTTAAAAATCCATATCCTGGATGGATCGCTTCGGCTTTACATGTAAACGCGATTTCCAAAATTTTCGCTGCATCCAAATAGCTCTCACTCGCCACACCTTCGCCTATCCAATACGCCTCATCGGCAAGGCTTACATGTAAAGAATCTCTATCTGCTGTTGTGTAAAGTGCCACAGAGCGGATGCCCATTTTTGTGAGGGTTTTGATGATGCGACATGCGATTTCGCCACGATTGGCGATCAAAATTTTCATAAACATAAGGCTTCCTTCATCCGAATAATCTGTGGGCCGTCCCACATGCGATACTCTTTAAAGTCGTCTCTAAAGAGGCAAAATACGCTAATTATCCCAGATAAGAATCTGAATCGGTGTGGGGTTAAACCCATTGCACGGATTGTTGAGTTGCGGACAGTTTGAGATGAGTACCAGTGTGTCCATATGCGCTTTCATCTGCACAAAATCGCCCTCATGCGAGATGCCATCCACGATCGCCAAATGCCCATCTTCTTCCACCGGAACGTTCATAAAAAAGTTGATGTTGTTGGTCAAATCCCTTGGGCTCATTTCCAACTCACCGACCGCGTAGAGATAGTTGTCACGGCAACTGTGCATGTACTTTTTATCGTGCCCAAAACGAACGGTGTTACTCTCAGCGCTGCAGTGACCGCCAAGGGTGTCGTGATTGCCGCAGGTATCGTGTGTCACTTCAAGCATGACGTTATCATCACTCGAAAGTAGTTTCGTTCCCGTTGTAATGAATATACTGCCTTGTTCGCGAATCGTATCGCTCGCACTGTAACGCTCTTCGTGGTTGTCGGCGTTGTAAAAAAGGGTATCGACCGCTTGGCATCCTTTTAAATCCACGATGCGAATACTTTGCCCTTTTTTGACCACATGGTACCACGGTACACCCGCACTGACACGCTCATTGTAAATTGCTGTTGTCTCTTCCATCTTCTTCTCCTTAGGCAAAATAACGCGCGTTGTTTTCAAAACCGCGCTTGGCTTCTTCGCTAAACGCGACATCCTCATTCGCTGAACGCTCAAAAATTGTGACCTCAACATCGCTTGGGTTATACTCCCCTTTTTCCATCACATGCGGTGTATTGGAAAGTATGAGAAGAATGTTCATCTCCGCTCGAAGCTCGATAAAATCGCCTTTTTTGGGTCGTTTCTCACTCAAAAGCAGTTTGCTTCCTTCCGCCACATCGACTTTACGAAAAAGATTGAGGCACTGCACGATGTCACGTTTTCCCATGCCGTATTTGCCAAGTTCCACCAAAAAGTTTTCACGATCACTTTTAAAGTAACGGTTGCGAATCTGCTCGTAACTGCCACTACCAAAGTTTTGCTCGACGATGCGAGGATTGCTCATACCTGCAAGCGTATCGATGAGCCCATCTGTGGTATCTTCCGTAATGGAAAACAGAATATGCCCCAGCTCGGAGAAGAGCACTTTACCTTTGCCTAAAAAGGCGTTCCATTGAATTTTGACCGTATCGGCGGAGTTGTAACGCTCTGCGGTGTTGTCGGCATTGTAAAACAGAGCGCTTAGGCTTGCTTTACTGTCCAGTGCGCTCAGGCGAATGGTTTGCCCTCGTTTGATGAGCTTTGAGTATTTACCGCCACCTGTTATCACTTCATTCAGTACCATCGTTTCGTGTATCATTCTTCATCCTTTACTTTCTCACGTATTAACGGAATATCATACGTGATCTTTGCCCCAAACGCATTGGGCGCTTGTGGGTCATTGCGAACTTTATCAAACACCAATAATCTGGTGCCGAGGTAAAATCCCTCGTGCAAATCATGTGTCACCATCACAACGGTGAGGTTGTTTTTCTTCCACAAATCTAAAATAAGCGCGTGCATATCGGCACGAATGCCTGGATCGAGCGCGCCAAAAGGCTCATCTAAAAGCAGTAGTTTTGGTTTTTTCACCAACGACTGCGCGATGGAGAGACGTTGTTGCATCCCTCCCGATAACGCTGAGGGGTAATGGTGCAACACATCGCCCAAGCCCACAGCTTCAAGCATAGCAATGGCTTCTTCCTTGGCTCGTTTTTGAGCGCTTCCAAACAATTTGCCTAAAAAGCGCGATTCGCCGAGTTCTATGCCCAGCATCACATTGTCCAACACCGTGAGGTGTGAAAAAAGCGAATAGCGTTGAAACACGATGCCTCTCTCAACGCTTGGCTCTTTGGGAAAGGGTTTGCCTTCAAATAAAAAGACCCCTTTGCTTGGGCTCTCTTCGCCCAGTAACATGCGCAAAAAGGTACTTTTGCCACAACCAGAAGGTCCTACCAACGTGCAAAATTCACCCGCTTCGATGCTGAGGGAAAGGTTTTCAAGCACCACATTAGCACCGTAAGTTTTCCAGAGGTGTTTAATCTCAATCAAACTCATGCTCTCTCCTTTGTTTCATACCACGGAAAGAGTTTACATGTAAACTTTTTGAGCAAGAAATCTGCCAAAAAAGCAAGCAAGGTTATCCAAACCACATAAGGCAAAATAAGATCCATCGCCAAATAACGGCGTACCAAAAAGATGCGATACCCCAACCCTTCGGTTGCGGCAATCGCTTCGGCGGAGATGAGAAAAATCCACGCAGTTCCCAGTGTCAATCGCACAGAGTCAAGAAGCCTTGGTAACATCTGAGGCAATATGATGCGAATCACCAACGTCCACGTACTCGCTCCCAATGTTTGGGCTTTGATGAGCTGTTCGCGTGAAAACTCCTCAACTCTCTGTTGCAAATCACGCACGATCAAGGGCGTAACACCAATGACAATGAGCGCCACTTTTGCCACTTCGCCCATACCAAAGACGATAAAGAGTATGGGCAAAATAGCGATGGGTGGCACCATCGAAAAGGCGGCAACAAACGGTGAAAGCCCTGAGCGAACCAAGGGAATCAAGCCAAGCGGTATGCCAAGCGCAAGCCCTAAAAGCGCACTGATAAGCACACCAAGCCCCAAACGACTCAGCGAGGCGAGCGTATCTTGGATAAAGAGTATCTCTCCTGAGCGTTTACTAGGAGTGAGTGCCGATTTTTCCATCGTTTGAACGATCTGCGTAAACGATGGTAAAAGTTTATCATCAGGATTTTCCGCTAGCCTCGCATGAGAGGCAAACAGGTACACAATCCCGATCAGTATAAAAGGAAGCACTCCCATCCAAAGCGCATTCGCTCGTGAGGGTCGGTGGTTTATCAATCGCTTCATAGTATCCTCTTTGTTTTACAATGTACCGTCACTTGCCATTTTCATGTACGTATCGATAAAGCGTAATTTGACATTGCTTTGATTGCCGTAGGTTTTGCCGTTTGGAAACTGCATACCTACATAGGCTGCATTTTTAGCGCTATCGCCTAAGATGCCATGATCAAATGAAAATTGACTCACTTTTTGCATTGTTTTTGGAAGTGCGTCACTGGTGGTAAATTTCACCGCTTCGCTTGCATCGTGGAAAAGCATCGTTGTTTTGAGTTGTGCGTTAAACCCTGCGAGGTCTGTTCCAGAAGCTGTTGCCATTGCTTTAAGTGCGCTTTCGTCGCCTTTTTTCATCAATGCCATTACTTCATACCACGCCCCTGTGAGCGCTTTTGCTAGTTTAGGGTTCTCTTCAATCGTTTTGGTGTTCATGACCAACATATCGATGATTTCACCGGGGATTTTGCTAGAGTCAAAGACCAACGAGGCATTTTTCATCCCTGCAATTTCGCTGAGTTGTGGGTTCCATGTGACAAGAGACGTCACGTCTTTAGAACTAAAAGCAGCGACAATGTCTGCATCAGACGTGTTAATGACTTTGATGTCTTTTTCTTTAAGCCCTACACTTTCAAGTCCACGCGCCAAAAGGTAGTGAGAGACGGAGAGTTCGACAAGGTTGACACTTTGTCCTTTGATGTCGGAGAGTTTTTTCTTATTTTTGAGGATGATGCCATCATTTCCGTTGGAAAAGTCACCCACGATGAGTGCGGTTGAGTCCACACCACCTGCTGCGGGAATGGTAAGCGCGTCCATGTTGGTCATCACACAGCCATCAAATTTACCTGCGGTGTATTGGTTGATGGACTCAACATAGTCATTGACTTGAACCATCTCGATTTGGATGCCGTATTTTTTGGCCCATTTGTCGATGATACCTGTTTGCTGCGCATAATCCCAAGGCATCCAGCCGACATAAATCGTCCATGCCACTTGAAACTTCTCTTTGGTATCCGCCAATAAAGAGGTCGCCATGACAGTAGAAGCCAGCGTAGTGGCAACAAAAAGCTTGAGGGTTGAGTGTAAAAAAGACTTCATGGAAGACTCCT from Sulfurospirillum multivorans DSM 12446 carries:
- a CDS encoding ATP-binding cassette domain-containing protein, with amino-acid sequence MSLIEIKHLWKTYGANVVLENLSLSIEAGEFCTLVGPSGCGKSTFLRMLLGEESPSKGVFLFEGKPFPKEPSVERGIVFQRYSLFSHLTVLDNVMLGIELGESRFLGKLFGSAQKRAKEEAIAMLEAVGLGDVLHHYPSALSGGMQQRLSIAQSLVKKPKLLLLDEPFGALDPGIRADMHALILDLWKKNNLTVVMVTHDLHEGFYLGTRLLVFDKVRNDPQAPNAFGAKITYDIPLIREKVKDEE
- a CDS encoding ABC transporter permease — translated: MKRLINHRPSRANALWMGVLPFILIGIVYLFASHARLAENPDDKLLPSFTQIVQTMEKSALTPSKRSGEILFIQDTLASLSRLGLGVLISALLGLALGIPLGLIPLVRSGLSPFVAAFSMVPPIAILPILFIVFGMGEVAKVALIVIGVTPLIVRDLQQRVEEFSREQLIKAQTLGASTWTLVIRIILPQMLPRLLDSVRLTLGTAWIFLISAEAIAATEGLGYRIFLVRRYLAMDLILPYVVWITLLAFLADFLLKKFTCKLFPWYETKERA
- a CDS encoding urea amidolyase associated protein UAAP1 gives rise to the protein MIHETMVLNEVITGGGKYSKLIKRGQTIRLSALDSKASLSALFYNADNTAERYNSADTVKIQWNAFLGKGKVLFSELGHILFSITEDTTDGLIDTLAGMSNPRIVEQNFGSGSYEQIRNRYFKSDRENFLVELGKYGMGKRDIVQCLNLFRKVDVAEGSKLLLSEKRPKKGDFIELRAEMNILLILSNTPHVMEKGEYNPSDVEVTIFERSANEDVAFSEEAKRGFENNARYFA
- the uca gene encoding urea carboxylase, which encodes MFMKILIANRGEIACRIIKTLTKMGIRSVALYTTADRDSLHVSLADEAYWIGEGVASESYLDAAKILEIAFTCKAEAIHPGYGFLSENAAFARACETKGIVFIGPRAEHIEAFGLKHTARALAEVNHVPLLPGSGLLASLEEALEKVQSIGYPVMLKSTAGGGGIGMQLCYDAHSLEGAYASVKRLSENNFSNSGLFLEKYVEHARHIEVQIFGDGKGYVATLGERDCSIQRRNQKVIEETPAAHLSDSTREALFEASKKLASCVNYLSAGTVEFVYDTMSDAFYFLEVNTRLQVEHGVTEEVSGVDLVEWMIRQAYGSHEALYDYKHSPKGHAMQVRVYAEDPLKNFQPSSGVLHHVRFAPNIRVDSFIETGLHVSSFYDPMIAKLIVKADSREEALIKMDEAIEKTRIDGIETNLRYLGAIVKSDFFKNATHTTKSLSRFSFVPQSIDVLRPGTQTSIQDYPGRVGYWDVGVPPSGPFDSLSFRYANALVGNDSRASGLEIAITGPTLKFNQESVIALCGASIEAFLDGKKVAMNEAVTIPAGSILKLKKVHHEGFRTYLAVRGGLDVPEYLGSRSTFTLGKFGGHAGRMLISGDVLHVSQMCDNTVPSKAFTPKAFPSHEWHIGVLYGPHGAPEFFTPEDIKTFMEASWEVHYNSNRTGVRLIGPKPEWARTDGGEAGLHPSNIHDNAYAIGAIDFTGDMPVILGPDGPSLGGFVCPVTIVSSELWKVGQLKAGDRVRFVPLSHERAMQMLEAQESAIASLEPFDERHYLETKEVLGEAILYHDEGKNDLPSITFRQSGDSYLLIEYGIMQLDIALRFRVHVLMEAIKKAAIAGMIDVTPGIRSLQLHFDPRVCKREVLMEQIKRIELTLPLIDDIEVPARIVHLPLSWDDEQTRVAIEKYMKIVRPDAPWCPSNIEFIRRINGLESIEAVKKIVFDASYLVMGLGDVYLGAPVATPLDPRHRLVTTKYNPARTWTPENAVGIGGAYMCVYGMEGPGGYQFVGRTVQMWNKYRQSEDFCEGKPWLLRFFDQIRFYEVSHEELTQMREDFPKGKLKLKVEETTFSLKAYKEFLAENQESIDRFTTTQRSAFEEERLMWERTGLANFNSSSNSEESDEEERVDIEGAEAVDAPVQGNLWKVLVNEGDTVKEGDVLAIAESMKMEVCIEAPESGVISKVLCHEGENIYAGKLLFAITIKE
- a CDS encoding urea amidolyase associated protein UAAP2, whose protein sequence is MEETTAIYNERVSAGVPWYHVVKKGQSIRIVDLKGCQAVDTLFYNADNHEERYSASDTIREQGSIFITTGTKLLSSDDNVMLEVTHDTCGNHDTLGGHCSAESNTVRFGHDKKYMHSCRDNYLYAVGELEMSPRDLTNNINFFMNVPVEEDGHLAIVDGISHEGDFVQMKAHMDTLVLISNCPQLNNPCNGFNPTPIQILIWDN